Proteins encoded together in one Nocardioides marinisabuli window:
- a CDS encoding MalY/PatB family protein: MIRDLTDSEARAALPLKWGAVPEGTIPAWVAEMDFAPAPAITAALTAAVGRGMLGYSAFPGTAQPADLDAAFRGFAERHWGWDVAPDSSTPVGDVVAGLRLALDELCPPGPVVVPLPCYPPFRDVVALAGREAAYVEHDPDLDHDDPDAGALDLAAVERHLEAGARTVLLCHPHNPLGRVARRAELEALRDLVAAHGARVLVDEVHAPLVLPGQDRFVPYLSVDPGAVLVTSASKTFGTPGLHAAQVVLTDPEETARLRAVPIAANHGHSGLGMVAGAAAWRDSDLWLHALRSRLRVNAEDLRDLVAQHLPKARLRPLEATYLAWLDLRAYGVADPAGAALEHGVRLAPGHDYHPGLDGHARLNIATSEKRLVQIVERLAAALT, translated from the coding sequence GTGATCCGCGACCTCACCGACTCCGAGGCCCGCGCCGCGCTGCCGCTGAAGTGGGGCGCGGTGCCCGAGGGCACCATCCCGGCCTGGGTGGCCGAGATGGACTTCGCGCCGGCGCCGGCGATCACCGCGGCGCTGACCGCCGCCGTCGGCCGCGGGATGCTCGGCTACTCCGCCTTCCCCGGCACCGCCCAGCCCGCCGACCTCGACGCCGCCTTCCGCGGCTTCGCCGAGCGGCACTGGGGCTGGGACGTGGCCCCCGACTCCTCCACCCCCGTCGGCGACGTGGTCGCCGGGCTGCGCCTGGCCCTCGACGAGCTCTGCCCGCCGGGCCCGGTCGTCGTGCCGCTGCCCTGCTACCCGCCGTTCCGCGACGTGGTCGCGCTGGCCGGGCGCGAGGCGGCGTACGTCGAGCACGACCCCGACCTCGACCACGACGACCCCGACGCGGGGGCCCTCGACCTGGCCGCCGTGGAGCGGCACCTCGAGGCCGGCGCCCGCACCGTGCTGCTCTGCCACCCGCACAACCCCCTGGGCCGGGTCGCGCGCCGGGCCGAGCTCGAGGCGCTGCGCGACCTGGTGGCCGCCCACGGAGCCCGGGTGCTGGTCGACGAGGTGCACGCGCCGCTGGTGCTGCCCGGCCAGGACCGGTTCGTGCCCTACCTGTCGGTCGACCCCGGGGCGGTGCTGGTCACCAGCGCCTCCAAGACGTTCGGCACCCCCGGGCTGCACGCCGCGCAGGTCGTGCTGACCGACCCCGAGGAGACCGCTCGGCTGCGCGCAGTGCCGATCGCGGCCAACCACGGCCACTCCGGCCTCGGCATGGTCGCCGGCGCCGCCGCCTGGCGCGACAGCGACCTGTGGCTGCACGCGCTGCGCTCCCGACTGCGGGTCAACGCCGAGGACCTGCGCGACCTGGTCGCCCAGCACCTGCCGAAGGCGCGGCTGCGACCGCTCGAGGCGACGTACCTGGCCTGGCTCGACCTGCGCGCCTACGGCGTCGCCGACCCGGCCGGCGCCGCCCTCGAGCACGGGGTGCGCCTGGCCCCCGGCCACGACTACCACCCCGGCCTCGACGGCCACGCCCGCCTCAACATCGCCACCTCCGAGAAGCGGCTGGTGCAGATCGTGGAGCGGCTCGCCGCCGCCCTGACCTGA
- a CDS encoding sulfotransferase family protein, whose protein sequence is MVDAPTPSEPPAQLVDPAPPERRVVFVVGSGRSGTSSMAGALQTLGMTVPAPEVAADDTNPKGFAESQWVVDFHDELLERTNVSMADARPSAWFDTGRLNNFEPLRTRLHTWLEEQLVAGGPELVVKDPRLAWFLGVWRSAAMRAEAEAGYVTMLRPVTEVVGSKQRVYDARTSEVHRTAAWVNMMLHVERSTRGSARAFVRYHDLLDDWTVPVFGLGQRFDLDAVKSASANDIRKVHQFIDPSLRRVSLTWDDIEVPRRLRDIAQATWEALDQLPDEGGDTPEVQATLDELRAAYADMYDEAEALTRSTADAARREGARAQPGAPSAVDKVPHSVRAMVPPSVRRGLRKVAGRERG, encoded by the coding sequence ATGGTCGACGCGCCCACCCCCTCGGAACCCCCCGCCCAGCTCGTCGACCCCGCCCCGCCGGAGCGTCGAGTCGTCTTCGTCGTCGGGTCGGGTCGCAGCGGCACCAGCAGCATGGCCGGCGCCCTGCAGACGCTCGGGATGACGGTGCCGGCGCCGGAGGTCGCGGCCGACGACACCAACCCCAAGGGGTTCGCGGAGTCGCAGTGGGTGGTGGACTTCCACGACGAGCTCCTCGAGCGCACCAACGTCTCGATGGCCGACGCGCGGCCCTCGGCGTGGTTCGACACCGGGCGGCTCAACAACTTCGAGCCGCTGCGCACCCGCCTGCACACCTGGCTCGAGGAGCAGCTCGTCGCGGGCGGCCCCGAGCTGGTGGTCAAGGACCCGCGCCTGGCCTGGTTCCTGGGCGTGTGGCGCTCGGCGGCGATGCGCGCCGAGGCCGAGGCCGGCTACGTCACGATGCTGCGTCCGGTCACCGAGGTCGTCGGCTCCAAGCAGCGCGTCTACGACGCCCGCACCAGCGAGGTCCACCGCACCGCCGCCTGGGTCAACATGATGCTGCACGTCGAGCGCAGCACCCGCGGCTCGGCCCGCGCCTTCGTGCGCTACCACGACCTGCTCGACGACTGGACCGTCCCGGTCTTCGGCCTCGGGCAGCGCTTCGACCTCGACGCGGTGAAGTCGGCCTCGGCCAACGACATCCGCAAGGTCCACCAGTTCATCGATCCTTCGCTGCGCCGCGTCTCGCTGACCTGGGACGACATCGAGGTGCCCCGGCGGCTGCGCGACATCGCCCAGGCGACCTGGGAGGCGCTCGACCAGCTGCCCGACGAGGGCGGCGACACCCCCGAGGTCCAGGCGACCCTCGACGAGCTGCGGGCGGCGTACGCCGACATGTACGACGAGGCGGAGGCCCTGACCCGCTCCACCGCCGACGCGGCGCGCCGCGAGGGGGCGCGGGCCCAGCCCGGGGCGCCCAGCGCGGTGGACAAGGTGCCGCACTCGGTGCGCGCGATGGTGCCGCCCTCGGTGCGCCGGGGGCTGCGCAAGGTCGCGGGGCGGGAGCGCGGATGA
- a CDS encoding GH1 family beta-glucosidase, which translates to MTGSFPVLPPGFRLGTASSAYQTEGSTDVDGRGPSVWDTFTSLPGTVLDASSGEPACDSYRRYRDDVDLMARLGVGGHRFSISWSRVLPSGRGAVNAAGLDFYDRLVDEMLARGVAPMAALYHWDLPQALEDDGGWLNRDTVEAFAEYAGVVGERLADRVEHWIPVVEPNVATVMGHATGMHAPGREMGFDSLPVAHHLLLAHGRAVVELRAAGASSVGCANNHAPMWPVSDDPADVGATKLFDALWNGLFLEPMLLGRYPVDLEMLVEEAVRPGDLATIRQPLDFYGVNYYSPIKIGAAPEESPIPFEVCELVGYPVTDIGWPVVPDALREWLITLRARYRAALPPLVVTESGAAYSTPPDEGGAVDDQERIAYLDAHLRAVAQACQRGVDVRGYYVWSLLDSFEWVHGLTQRYGLVHVDHGTGARTPKASFDWYAAVIAAQTRSVG; encoded by the coding sequence GTGACAGGTTCCTTCCCCGTGCTGCCCCCGGGCTTCCGCCTGGGCACCGCCTCGTCGGCGTACCAGACCGAGGGAAGCACCGACGTGGACGGCCGGGGGCCCTCGGTCTGGGACACCTTCACCAGCCTCCCGGGCACGGTGCTCGACGCCAGCAGCGGCGAGCCGGCCTGCGACTCCTACCGGCGCTACCGCGACGACGTCGACCTGATGGCCCGGCTCGGGGTCGGTGGGCACCGCTTCTCCATCTCCTGGTCGCGGGTGCTGCCGAGCGGGCGGGGGGCGGTCAACGCCGCCGGGCTCGACTTCTACGACCGGCTGGTCGACGAGATGCTCGCCCGGGGCGTCGCGCCGATGGCCGCGCTCTACCACTGGGACCTGCCCCAGGCCCTCGAGGACGACGGCGGCTGGCTCAACCGGGACACCGTCGAGGCGTTCGCCGAGTACGCCGGCGTGGTCGGCGAGCGACTCGCCGACCGGGTCGAGCACTGGATCCCCGTGGTCGAGCCCAACGTGGCCACCGTGATGGGCCACGCCACCGGCATGCACGCCCCCGGGCGCGAGATGGGCTTCGACTCGCTGCCGGTGGCCCACCACCTGCTGCTGGCCCACGGTCGCGCGGTCGTCGAGCTGCGCGCCGCCGGCGCCTCCTCGGTCGGGTGCGCCAACAACCACGCCCCGATGTGGCCGGTCAGCGACGACCCGGCCGACGTGGGCGCCACCAAGCTCTTCGACGCGCTGTGGAACGGGCTCTTCCTCGAGCCGATGCTGCTGGGGCGCTACCCCGTCGACCTCGAGATGCTCGTCGAGGAGGCGGTGCGCCCCGGCGACCTCGCCACGATCCGCCAGCCCCTCGACTTCTACGGCGTCAACTACTACAGCCCCATCAAGATCGGCGCGGCGCCCGAGGAGTCGCCGATCCCCTTCGAGGTCTGCGAGCTGGTCGGCTACCCGGTCACCGATATCGGCTGGCCGGTGGTGCCCGACGCGCTGCGCGAGTGGCTGATCACCCTGCGTGCCCGCTACCGGGCGGCGCTGCCGCCGCTGGTGGTCACCGAGTCGGGGGCGGCGTACTCGACGCCGCCCGACGAGGGCGGCGCCGTCGACGACCAGGAGCGCATCGCCTACCTCGACGCGCACCTGCGCGCGGTCGCGCAGGCCTGCCAGCGCGGCGTCGACGTGCGCGGCTACTACGTGTGGTCGCTGCTCGACAGCTTCGAGTGGGTGCACGGCCTCACGCAGCGCTACGGGCTGGTCCACGTCGACCACGGGACCGGGGCGCGCACCCCCAAGGCCTCCTTCGACTGGTACGCCGCGGTCATCGCCGCGCAGACCCGGTCGGTCGGCTGA
- a CDS encoding pirin family protein, translating to MTVEIRRGTARFVTRVPGRLTRHSFSFGEHYDPDRLSFGPIVCHDDHLVSGGEGFEEHAHSDLEIVTWVVSGAVRHVDADGREEVVPAGSLAVLSAGSGVRHAETAVPGAGPTRFVQTWLRPDETGTAPSYAVAPVDPAMTGLVPAPLAVGVAGATLQVAQLEAGDALSLPAAPRLHAYLTRGALLRSSLAEPLAAGDAFCFTDEPAHPVVAAVDTQMLVWTFAS from the coding sequence GTGACCGTGGAGATCCGTCGGGGAACCGCCCGCTTCGTGACCCGGGTGCCGGGGCGACTGACCCGGCACTCCTTCTCGTTCGGGGAGCACTACGACCCCGACCGGCTCTCCTTCGGGCCGATCGTGTGCCACGACGACCACCTGGTCAGCGGCGGCGAGGGCTTCGAGGAGCACGCGCACAGCGACCTGGAGATCGTAACCTGGGTCGTCTCCGGCGCGGTGCGCCACGTCGACGCCGACGGTCGCGAGGAGGTCGTGCCGGCCGGGTCGCTGGCCGTGCTGTCCGCCGGCAGCGGGGTGCGCCACGCCGAGACCGCCGTGCCCGGCGCCGGGCCGACCCGGTTCGTGCAGACCTGGCTGCGCCCCGACGAGACCGGCACCGCGCCGTCGTACGCCGTCGCGCCCGTGGACCCCGCCATGACCGGCCTGGTGCCCGCGCCGCTGGCGGTGGGGGTCGCCGGGGCGACCCTGCAGGTGGCCCAGCTCGAGGCCGGCGACGCGCTGTCCCTGCCGGCCGCCCCCCGGCTGCACGCCTACCTGACCCGGGGGGCGCTGCTGCGCTCCTCGCTCGCCGAGCCGCTCGCGGCCGGTGACGCCTTCTGCTTCACCGACGAGCCGGCCCACCCGGTCGTCGCGGCGGTCGACACCCAGATGCTGGTGTGGACCTTCGCGAGCTGA
- a CDS encoding PKD domain-containing protein, with product MALVGLPILAVTSALTGPATSAPSPDECTYDARFTDPEGDVNDLLIVPVDPALDPDGLDLREAWLSSSAAGDAVTFHIKVTDLSVLTGGLRGTSELFRWGFVLKGVQYIVEADRPLLQPTLPLEAPGTYTLTDGNGATLKTGLTGSFDPAVDLVTITLKAADIPTTGTEPAFKPGDVLSDFQLSSWRGLLVTEDVSDRATSPCTYTVGAVKPTETATTVTATTTATATTTATATTTATATTTATATTTATATTTATVTSQPTATATTTVTSQPTATATTTVTSQPTATATTTVTSEPTETATTTATATATQTVTAPPGNRAPEVRRIAAKPLEGQGKARAKSPIRFRVKATDADGDPLSYRWTFGDGNKARGKKAINRYDFRGQYKVVLVVSDGVENVRTRFVIKIGKPKKR from the coding sequence GTGGCCCTCGTGGGTCTGCCGATCCTGGCCGTGACCTCGGCCCTGACCGGTCCGGCCACCTCTGCACCGTCTCCTGACGAGTGCACCTACGACGCCCGCTTCACCGACCCCGAGGGCGACGTCAACGACCTGCTGATCGTCCCGGTCGACCCCGCCCTCGACCCCGACGGGCTCGACCTGCGCGAGGCGTGGCTCTCCAGCAGCGCGGCCGGTGACGCGGTCACCTTCCACATCAAGGTCACCGACCTCTCGGTGCTGACGGGCGGCCTGCGTGGCACCAGCGAGCTCTTCCGCTGGGGGTTCGTGCTCAAGGGCGTGCAGTACATCGTCGAGGCCGACCGACCCCTGCTGCAGCCCACGCTGCCGCTCGAGGCGCCGGGCACCTACACGCTGACCGACGGCAACGGCGCGACCCTGAAGACCGGGCTCACCGGCAGCTTCGACCCGGCCGTCGACCTGGTGACCATCACGCTCAAGGCCGCCGACATCCCGACGACCGGCACCGAGCCGGCCTTCAAGCCGGGCGACGTGCTCAGCGACTTCCAGCTCTCCTCGTGGCGCGGCCTGCTCGTCACCGAGGACGTCTCCGACCGGGCCACCAGCCCCTGCACCTACACGGTCGGCGCCGTGAAGCCGACCGAGACCGCCACCACCGTGACCGCGACGACGACCGCGACCGCCACGACCACGGCGACGGCGACGACCACCGCGACCGCGACCACGACGGCCACCGCCACGACCACCGCGACAGCCACTACGACCGCGACGGTGACCAGCCAGCCCACCGCCACCGCGACCACGACGGTGACCAGCCAGCCCACCGCCACCGCGACCACGACGGTCACCAGCCAGCCCACCGCCACCGCGACGACCACGGTGACCAGCGAGCCGACCGAGACCGCCACGACCACCGCGACGGCCACCGCCACCCAGACCGTCACGGCGCCGCCGGGCAACCGGGCCCCGGAGGTCCGCAGGATCGCCGCCAAGCCGCTCGAGGGTCAGGGCAAGGCCCGGGCGAAGTCGCCCATCCGGTTCCGGGTCAAGGCCACCGACGCCGACGGCGACCCGCTCTCCTACCGGTGGACCTTCGGCGACGGCAACAAGGCGCGCGGCAAGAAGGCCATCAACCGCTACGACTTCCGTGGCCAGTACAAGGTGGTCCTGGTCGTCAGCGACGGCGTCGAGAACGTCAGGACGCGCTTCGTGATCAAGATCGGCAAGCCCAAGAAGCGCTGA
- a CDS encoding S8 family serine peptidase — translation MLRRASGRRAMGTAAAATAACTALVVLPASFVLSAASEPAAAPAAAVAAPTGPVLQPALTKHLRSVGAAKPVRVMVQAGGDVAAAKRALRLAGMARTTALPEVGIAVGVGTPRQVRALVETGASRVDWADEVVSLGSNTSHEATRATPVHEGALDIDDDEIGDPLVGTGASVAIVDSGTDGTHPMFEDGEGDSRVKRNIKMTCHDVLEGFVPVDACALDATLVNDTDTPSVGGHGTHVAGIAAGSVVTDSAGRELRGAAPGSDVVAVSTGATITILSGTLGMYWVLEHHANPCEGALTGPSTCAPVAAVNNSWGPGGGDFDEGSPDVVVQRALVDAGVAVVWAAGNDGGDGSENVVNPASQDPTPGVISVANYDDAGTASRDNALDPSSSRGLWGQVATYPDLAAPGADITSACRVYLPVCATGLDVADPDYNTISGTSMAAPHVAGYIAVLQQAAQAELGRWLEPSEMEDLLLDTAHRFGQRDWVADTRNPDSTTPTSFDAGHGLVDVTAAVALLTGAPASVVDPVSCPADARFTDPAGDASGVLGVPTTPELSVDALDILEGWLTTDDAGDAVTFHVRLADIPELPVGLQGTGEYFDLNFTLGDASYYLGAYRILEDGLLAGDPTATESFVLGDFGADTGGRRTLARDLVGSFDVDEDVLTVTLRSSDLVTAGLDPLTEGDRISGLEFVARRSLVLLVPDADTAKGTCAYTVGAAVEPEPTATASPTATATVTQTTTATATATATETATETATATATATATETTTETATATATATATETTTETATATATATQTATVPGPTVTATATETATAPGPTSTATVTETATATATATATATSTATETVTTSPETGNRAPVIEDVDVRNGKGRYRAGQRLRFRVVATDADGDRLRTRWSFGDGDSMRGRKAGHRYDRKGHYRVVLTVTDGTETTRMRFFVKVGERR, via the coding sequence ATGCTCCGTCGTGCCTCCGGGCGCAGGGCGATGGGCACCGCAGCAGCCGCCACCGCGGCCTGCACCGCCCTCGTCGTCCTTCCCGCCTCCTTCGTCCTCTCCGCCGCCTCCGAGCCCGCCGCGGCCCCGGCCGCGGCCGTGGCAGCACCCACCGGCCCCGTGCTGCAACCCGCCCTGACAAAGCACCTGCGCTCCGTCGGGGCGGCCAAGCCCGTGCGGGTCATGGTGCAGGCCGGCGGCGACGTCGCGGCCGCCAAGCGGGCGCTGCGCCTGGCCGGCATGGCGCGCACCACCGCGCTGCCCGAGGTCGGCATCGCCGTCGGCGTCGGCACGCCGCGCCAGGTCCGGGCTCTCGTCGAGACCGGCGCCTCGCGCGTCGACTGGGCCGACGAGGTGGTCTCGCTCGGGAGCAACACCTCCCACGAGGCCACCCGGGCCACCCCGGTGCACGAGGGCGCGCTCGACATCGACGACGACGAGATCGGCGACCCGCTCGTCGGCACCGGCGCCTCGGTGGCGATCGTCGACTCCGGCACCGACGGCACGCACCCGATGTTCGAGGACGGCGAGGGCGACTCGCGCGTCAAGCGCAACATCAAGATGACCTGCCACGACGTCCTCGAGGGGTTCGTCCCGGTCGACGCGTGCGCGCTCGACGCGACCCTCGTCAACGACACCGACACGCCGTCCGTCGGCGGCCACGGCACCCACGTGGCCGGCATCGCAGCCGGCAGCGTGGTGACCGACTCCGCAGGCCGTGAGCTGCGCGGCGCGGCCCCCGGCTCCGACGTGGTGGCCGTGAGCACCGGCGCCACGATCACGATCCTGTCGGGCACGCTGGGCATGTACTGGGTGCTCGAGCACCACGCCAACCCCTGCGAGGGGGCGCTGACCGGCCCGTCGACCTGCGCGCCGGTCGCCGCGGTCAACAACTCCTGGGGCCCCGGCGGCGGCGACTTCGACGAGGGCTCGCCCGACGTCGTGGTCCAGCGGGCGCTCGTCGACGCCGGCGTGGCGGTCGTCTGGGCCGCCGGCAACGACGGGGGCGACGGCAGCGAGAACGTGGTCAACCCCGCGAGCCAGGACCCCACTCCCGGCGTGATCTCGGTGGCCAACTACGACGACGCCGGCACGGCGAGCCGGGACAACGCCCTCGACCCGAGCTCGAGCCGGGGCCTGTGGGGCCAGGTCGCGACGTACCCCGACCTGGCCGCGCCGGGTGCCGACATCACCTCGGCCTGCCGGGTCTACCTGCCCGTCTGCGCGACCGGCCTCGACGTGGCCGACCCCGACTACAACACCATCAGCGGCACCTCGATGGCCGCGCCCCACGTGGCCGGCTACATCGCGGTGCTGCAGCAGGCGGCCCAGGCCGAGCTCGGCCGCTGGCTGGAGCCGTCGGAGATGGAGGACCTGCTCCTCGACACCGCCCACCGCTTCGGGCAGCGCGACTGGGTGGCCGACACCCGCAACCCCGACTCGACGACCCCCACCTCCTTCGACGCCGGCCACGGCCTCGTCGACGTCACCGCGGCGGTGGCCCTGCTGACCGGTGCGCCGGCGAGCGTGGTCGACCCCGTCTCCTGCCCGGCCGACGCCCGCTTCACCGACCCCGCCGGTGACGCCTCGGGCGTCCTCGGGGTGCCGACGACGCCCGAGCTGTCGGTCGACGCGCTCGACATCCTGGAGGGATGGCTGACCACCGACGACGCCGGCGACGCCGTGACCTTCCACGTCCGGCTCGCCGACATCCCCGAGCTGCCGGTCGGCCTCCAGGGCACCGGTGAGTATTTCGACCTCAACTTCACGCTGGGCGACGCGAGCTACTACCTCGGCGCCTACCGCATCCTCGAGGACGGGCTGCTCGCCGGCGACCCCACCGCGACCGAGTCGTTCGTGCTCGGCGACTTCGGTGCCGACACCGGCGGTCGTCGGACCCTGGCCCGCGACCTGGTCGGCTCCTTCGACGTCGACGAGGACGTCCTGACCGTGACCCTGCGCTCCTCGGACCTGGTCACCGCCGGTCTCGACCCGTTGACCGAGGGCGACCGGATCAGCGGCCTGGAGTTCGTCGCGCGCCGCAGCCTGGTCCTGCTGGTCCCGGACGCCGACACCGCCAAGGGCACCTGCGCCTACACGGTGGGTGCGGCCGTCGAGCCGGAGCCCACGGCCACCGCGAGCCCGACGGCCACAGCGACGGTCACCCAGACCACGACGGCCACGGCGACCGCGACCGCCACCGAGACGGCCACCGAGACGGCGACGGCCACCGCGACCGCCACGGCCACGGAGACCACGACCGAGACCGCGACGGCCACGGCGACCGCCACGGCCACGGAGACCACCACCGAGACCGCGACGGCCACCGCCACCGCGACGCAGACGGCCACCGTGCCCGGCCCGACGGTCACCGCGACCGCGACCGAGACGGCGACCGCACCGGGGCCGACGTCGACCGCGACGGTGACCGAGACCGCCACGGCGACCGCGACGGCCACGGCGACCGCGACGAGCACCGCCACCGAGACGGTGACGACCTCCCCCGAGACCGGCAACCGGGCCCCGGTGATCGAGGACGTCGACGTGCGCAACGGCAAGGGCCGCTACCGGGCCGGGCAGCGCCTGCGCTTCCGCGTGGTCGCCACCGACGCCGACGGCGACCGGCTGCGGACCCGCTGGAGCTTCGGCGACGGCGACTCGATGCGTGGTCGCAAGGCCGGGCACCGCTACGACCGCAAGGGCCACTACCGCGTGGTGCTCACCGTCACCGACGGCACCGAGACCACGCGCATGCGCTTCTTCGTCAAGGTCGGCGAGCGCCGCTGA
- a CDS encoding diacylglycerol/lipid kinase family protein: MSDVRSFTFLVNPASGGGAAPEAVVPVARVLREAGASVDVTYSPGPRATDTLVQAAVERGDVVVSVGGDGMLSHLAGAVSRGGGTLGVLPAGRGNDFARMLGLPSEPEAIAEHLLRAPVREVDLLAWTPPGASSRLVAGSVYSGIDARAAAMVDRMRWTPQKLQYPLAAVRAIATYQPGRFRVAVDGRVGEYAAALVVVAGSAYYGKGMKVAPGAVVDDGLLDVVVVEAASRTALVRSFPKIYDGSHVDLPQVTVLRGARVELNADGRTPLPVGGDGEPLGVLPGLAAEPAVVEVRPGALRVIG, encoded by the coding sequence GTGAGCGACGTCCGCTCCTTCACGTTCCTGGTCAACCCCGCCTCCGGCGGCGGTGCGGCCCCGGAGGCGGTGGTGCCGGTCGCGCGGGTGCTGCGCGAGGCCGGGGCGTCGGTCGACGTCACCTACTCGCCCGGGCCGCGCGCCACCGACACCCTGGTGCAGGCCGCGGTCGAGCGCGGCGACGTCGTGGTCTCGGTCGGCGGCGACGGGATGCTCTCCCACCTGGCCGGCGCGGTCTCCCGGGGCGGCGGCACCCTGGGCGTGCTCCCCGCGGGCCGCGGCAACGACTTCGCGCGGATGCTGGGGCTGCCCTCCGAGCCCGAGGCGATCGCCGAGCACCTGCTGCGGGCGCCCGTGCGGGAGGTCGACCTCCTGGCCTGGACCCCGCCCGGCGCGTCGAGCCGGCTGGTGGCGGGGTCGGTCTACTCGGGCATCGACGCCCGGGCCGCCGCGATGGTCGACCGGATGCGCTGGACGCCGCAGAAGCTGCAATACCCGCTCGCCGCGGTGCGCGCCATCGCCACCTACCAGCCCGGTCGCTTCCGGGTCGCCGTCGACGGCCGGGTCGGCGAGTACGCCGCGGCGCTGGTCGTGGTGGCCGGCTCGGCCTACTACGGCAAGGGCATGAAGGTGGCCCCCGGTGCCGTGGTCGACGACGGCCTGCTCGACGTCGTCGTGGTGGAGGCCGCCTCGCGCACCGCCCTGGTGCGCTCGTTCCCGAAGATCTACGACGGCTCTCACGTCGACCTGCCCCAGGTCACGGTGCTGCGCGGCGCCCGCGTCGAGCTCAACGCCGACGGCCGCACGCCGCTGCCCGTCGGCGGGGACGGCGAGCCGCTGGGCGTGCTGCCCGGCCTGGCCGCCGAGCCGGCCGTCGTGGAGGTGCGACCCGGCGCGCTGCGGGTCATCGGCTGA